From the genome of Brassica oleracea var. oleracea cultivar TO1000 chromosome C4, BOL, whole genome shotgun sequence:
AGTAGACTTTTTTTATATCAATCAAATAAAGTTTTTTTTCGAACTTAGCTTTCAGATTAAAATGCAGAAAAGAAAAAATTACAGCCATAAGCTATGGTTTTTGTTTAATAGCCCATCAAGCCCAGTTACAATTGAGACACAAAATAAGGATTATAATGACCAATAAAACCCAAGAGTAATGTAGAATGGTGAAATGTGTGGAGCTCGTCATTGATCGAAAGAGCCGGAGAGATTTTAAGAAGCCCACTGCTATATCAGTCTTGAGGAGGAAGAAGGATTTGTTTGCCGGAATGGAGGATACAGTCCTTGATCTACCTATCCAGAGGCCTCTCAATCGTCTCCGGGGAACGGTAGATTTGGCGATGAAGTCGAGCATTGCGCTCCATCCATGTCCAATAAACACAACCCTGCCAGCACAATCGAAGTAGGATACCCTTAGTTGAATTCCGCCCTATTGATTGAATCTGATTCAAGACCAAATCCCAAGCTCTTTCTGGTTGAACTCCGCATCGTGGTGCTAAAGATCCCCACAGACTCCAAGAGTAATGGCACATGAAGAACAAGTGGTCACAGCTTTCATCAGAGCGGTTGCAGAGAAGGCAAGTGGGTGATGTCTGATGTCCCCATCGGATGATTCTATCTTTAGTAGGGCAACGGTTGAGAACGAACAGCCAAGAGAGAAAGTTGTGTCCAGGGGCGGACGTATGTGATAGTCTGTGGGGTCACGTGCCCCCGTCTACTTTTTCAAAAAAAAAATTTATGTGTAGTTAGTTATGTATAATTATTAGTGAACACATAAGGTAACATATCCTGACAAATTCTTCTCGTGAAATCATTACTCAAAAACACATAATTGTAGCCCAAAATTAAAATATAAAACCCAATTTAAGAAACCCATTCAAAATTAAAAAAAAATTAATGAAAGAAGTGGATGGTGAAAAGTTGACCTAGTGCAATAGATCTTCATCTTTCATTTTGTTCTCTTCCTTTTATTTTTTCCAATTAAAGTTTTCTGCTTCCAATCACAAAAAACTCTAAATCAGACGAACAAAAAAGTAACGCAGGTAAAAAGCTTTTATATTAAATTATTGTTGCTTCTTAAATAAGAACTATTACTTTTTGTCTAATTTTAAATTACGAATTTGCAATAGTTACGAACTTGCGATTTAACTATTTGATTATATGCTAGACTTTTTTTCTTCCAAATTGATAAAGACTTGATAACTATAGGATTATTGTTTTGTGTTAGCAAAACGTGAGGAATGTTTTGTGTTAGCAAAACGTGAGTACTTGGTTAATAAAAAATCATGAAAATTTAGAAACTATAGAATTGTTGTTTGAGGAATGTTTTTTTTTTCTTTTGCAGTTAAGTTTTCAATGGAAAAATATTTCAAACCCAAAAGAAAGTTTGAGTCTTTAGCTATGTCCGAAGATGAATTGGAGAAATTACCTTATGATCCCGGAGAAAGGAAAAGAATATCAGAATATCCTTTAAATCAAAGAGATGAGGTAATACGCAAATATCTTATTAGAGGTCCTTGTCAACCACGTGGTCATGAATTTCCTAAAACATTGTTTACAAATAAATTGAGACGATTCAATCCATCTTGGTTTGATCTCTATGGTGATTGGTTGGAATATAGTGTGAAGAAGGACAAAGCATATTGTTTGTTCTGCTACTTGTTTAGAGATTACACTGAAAATAAAGGTGGAAGTGATGCATTTGTGATTACTGGCTTTGATGACTGGAACAAGACTGGCAGATTACAAGATCATGTTGGAGAAGTGAACAGTTTTCACAATAGTGCATTGAAAAGGGCTGATTATTTTATGAGACCAGGGCAGTCAATTGTTCATGCTTTTTATAAGCAAGATGATGCGGCTAAAAATGAATACAGGATCAGATTGAATGCTTCAATTGGTGCTTGTAGGTTTTTGTTACAACAAGGACTACCATTTCGAGGTCATGATGAGTCAGTAGATTCAGTCAACAAGGGAAACTTTTTGGCGCTTTTGAAATACACTGCAGAGCAAAATGAACTTGTGAGTAAAGTTGTTTTAGAGAATGCTCCAAAAAACAATCAGATGGTGTCCCACAAAATTCAGACAGATATAGTTCATTGTTTTGCAGAAGAAGTTATTGAATCTGTCATTCAAGAAGTTGGTCATGATATATTTTGCTTGTTGGTGGATGAGTCTGCAGATGTTTCTGATAAAGAACAAATGGCAGTGGTTTTTCGCTTTGTTGATAATCATGGGATAGTTAAAGAAAGGTTCATTGGTCTAGTTCATGTGAAAGAGACATCTTCTTTATCTCTAAAGTGTGATGTTGATTCATTGTTTGCTAAATATGGACTGAGTATGAAAAAGCTAAGAGGACAAGGTTATGATGGAGCGAGTAATATGAAGGGTGAATTCAACGGATTGAGATCTTTAATTATGAGAGAATGCAGTTCTGCGTATTATGTCCACTGTTTTGCTCATCAACTCCAGTTAGTTGTCGTGGCAGTTGCTCAAAAGCATTTTGGGGTTGTGGATTTCTTTGATAAGCTTGCTGTCTTGTTAAATGTTGTTGGGGATTCTTGTAAGAGAAAATATATGGTGCGAGAAGATCATCTGAAAAAAATAGAGGAAAGAACTAAGAAAGGTGAAATGAAGACAGGAAAGGGATTAAACCAAGAGGTTACATTTCAAAGACCTGGTAAAACTCGTTGGGGTTCCCATTACAAAACATTACTGCGGTTGGTTGATTTGTTTCCTTCTATCATTACAGTACTTGAGTATGTCGAAAAAGATGGGAGTGATGCTATCAAAAGACGACAAGCTAATGGTCTTCTCAATTACTTCTACACCTTTGAATTTGTGTTCTACTTGCAGTTAATGTTGCTTATTCTTGGGATCACAAATAGTTTATCAAAGGCTCTTCAAAGGAAAGACTTGGATATTCTGAATGCTATGTCGCTTGTGAAATCCACCAAGCAACAATTGAATAAGCTCAGGGAAAATGGTTGGGAATCTCTGATCAACAAAGTTTTTTCCTTCTGTAAACTTACAAGACTGGGTTGCTGGTTATGGATGATGAGTTTAACTCCAAGAGTTCAAGAAAAAGAAGCATTATAACCAACTTGCATCATTACAAGGTACAATGCTTTTACACTGTATTGGATATGCAAATTCAGGAGTTTAATGACCGCTTTGATGAGGTAAACACTGAATTACTTGGTTGCATTGCTTCTTTGAGCCCTAATGATTCATTTCGTGAGTTTGATCACTTGAAAGTTATGAGGTTGTCTGAGTTTTATCCTGAGGGT
Proteins encoded in this window:
- the LOC106338930 gene encoding uncharacterized protein LOC106338930; amino-acid sequence: MVKCVELVIDRKSRRDFKKPTAISVLRRKKDLFAGMEDTVLDLPIQRPLNRLRGTVDLAMKSSIALHPCPINTTLPAQSKSPQTPRVMAHEEQVVTAFIRAVAEKAIKFSMEKYFKPKRKFESLAMSEDELEKLPYDPGERKRISEYPLNQRDEVIRKYLIRGPCQPRGHEFPKTLFTNKLRRFNPSWFDLYGDWLEYSVKKDKAYCLFCYLFRDYTENKGGSDAFVITGFDDWNKTGRLQDHVGEVNSFHNSALKRADYFMRPGQSIVHAFYKQDDAAKNEYRIRLNASIGACRFLLQQGLPFRGHDESVDSVNKGNFLALLKYTAEQNELVSKVVLENAPKNNQMVSHKIQTDIVHCFAEEVIESVIQEVGHDIFCLLVDESADVSDKEQMAVVFRFVDNHGIVKERFIGLVHVKETSSLSLKCDVDSLFAKYGLSMKKLRGQGYDGASNMKGEFNGLRSLIMRECSSAYYVHCFAHQLQLVVVAVAQKHFGVVDFFDKLAVLLNVVGDSCKRKYMVREDHLKKIEERTKKGEMKTGKGLNQEALQRKDLDILNAMSLVKSTKQQLNKLRENGWESLINKVFSLEFNDRFDEVNTELLGCIASLSPNDSFREFDHLKVMRLSEFYPEGFSHMEQMTLEHQLGLYIDNIREDERFANLKNLGDLACMMVETKKHLSHPLVYRLLKLVLTLPVATATVERCFSAMKIVKTSLRNRISDQFLNDCVICFVEKELFEKVTNDVVIKRFQKMESRRINL